CAAAGTCGTGTCCTTCTTGCAAAAACATTTCTTTAAAAAATGAACCTCTGGTCTGTCTAAAATGACAGGGCGATATGCCAAAACAAAAGCAGAGCTCAATTATTAATCATAATGGTAAAGATTATAACGTCTATAGTAGCTATAAATTTCATAGAAAAGGAAAGGTTCAAAAACTAATACATGAGTTTAAGTATAACAACCATAAAGAGATTGGTGAGTTTTTTGCAGAAAGAATGTCCACACAATTACATCAGATAGAAAACGCTAGCTATATCATACCTGTACCTATCCATTGGAAAAAGAAAAAAATAAGAGGGTATAATCAATCCTATGTTATGGCAAAGAAAATAGCTGAA
The sequence above is a segment of the Flavobacteriales bacterium genome. Coding sequences within it:
- a CDS encoding ComF family protein, whose translation is MPKQKQSSIINHNGKDYNVYSSYKFHRKGKVQKLIHEFKYNNHKEIGEFFAERMSTQLHQIENASYIIPVPIHWKKKKIRGYNQSYVMAKKIAELNNMKVLDNVLCRVDESKSQTKKSRYNRFSQIEDAFKVNKGFNLENEHLILIDDIVTTGATISACIQQLESFKNIKLSILCIAN